In Acetobacteroides hydrogenigenes, a genomic segment contains:
- the ubiE gene encoding bifunctional demethylmenaquinone methyltransferase/2-methoxy-6-polyprenyl-1,4-benzoquinol methylase UbiE, which produces MLIAKTGNSPTENDQIGHFLSAKIADYNAMPDSRKSLIRMLFRHCIACSDSAFDDLPINFRIHQSIFGQRDAGMSSIVLSNPKPSFSLLSGVVPFYNRTSFHLGKIIDYTAKFYASSGCAVVASRMAYSKTLTKPMLISLDIGLSNDSEAFSLTHPFYKVYAVTFSGESSSSLLKEYDFFDILCSLRSVGSDIFYSLIEEESDCCFVVRLATQFGYKFLLDTDLLKESAGHKTFLCVVSPTAVDRFEEVCKNLNAVSCGTVFEGVEESVFIRNGERLLFSSILVNEIILLAVSYQCYGSSSVKLHRSEETFVPQSHHVERSIQDVLENIEYVSPSLLASRFDSCINTYQTSVARSPYVTYFAVKGIGRFMVSLDTYVHDADLGGALDSTLRVIFEHQAYGATPSLALIRLIERTGSNGGYGQRMIDELIRFLDIFSIRCKIEREEIASISADYVLSFGLVSKLEHKVSELMSGFKQKGELIYSIDLASCGTGCSTSSNEELPFSNRIISNLVSSKIVNAISPISRGGLFFSLFSMGESLNLGFDITGDTEQSSEKFLFDDSIGRTVLAVSEEHEAHFVDFMQETGVPITLLGHVTKGEIRIDDVSYGFIADLKKKVSFAFDNNIKKMASKKVVKPYADSQSTKKEQVASMFDNIAYKYDFLNHFLSLGIDKLWRKKLVKEVGKYRPSRILDVATGTGDLAIALSKLRPQNIVGIDISTKMVEVGVEKVKKEKLDGVIFLQKGDSEIINFDSSTFDFATVAFGVRNFENPLLGLREMHRVLKPGGGVAVLEFAMPTKFPIRNLYKFYFFRILPFVGRFFSKDRSAYTYLPESVEAFPSGASFLALLKEAGFTKARIIPLTFGVANIYIGEK; this is translated from the coding sequence ATGTTAATAGCAAAAACGGGAAATTCACCTACCGAAAATGATCAAATTGGTCATTTCTTATCAGCAAAAATTGCCGATTATAATGCAATGCCCGATTCGCGTAAGAGTCTTATTAGGATGTTGTTTCGGCATTGTATTGCCTGCTCTGATAGTGCATTTGATGATCTGCCTATTAATTTTAGGATTCACCAAAGTATTTTTGGACAACGAGATGCAGGGATGAGTTCTATTGTGCTGAGCAATCCGAAGCCCTCCTTCTCCTTGCTCTCCGGTGTAGTCCCTTTTTACAACCGAACCTCCTTTCATCTGGGGAAAATTATTGACTATACTGCTAAATTCTATGCTTCGAGTGGATGTGCTGTAGTTGCTTCTCGAATGGCTTACTCGAAAACTCTTACTAAACCGATGCTTATTTCGTTAGATATTGGGTTGTCTAATGATTCTGAGGCTTTCTCGCTTACTCATCCATTTTATAAAGTGTATGCGGTTACTTTTTCTGGAGAGTCGAGTTCGTCGTTGCTGAAGGAGTATGATTTTTTTGATATCCTATGCTCTTTAAGGAGCGTGGGGAGCGATATCTTTTATAGTCTGATAGAGGAAGAGTCTGATTGCTGCTTCGTTGTTCGGTTAGCTACCCAGTTTGGATACAAGTTTTTGCTTGATACGGATTTGCTGAAGGAATCTGCCGGGCATAAAACGTTTTTGTGCGTTGTTTCTCCTACTGCTGTAGATAGGTTTGAAGAGGTGTGTAAAAACCTTAATGCTGTTTCTTGCGGAACTGTTTTTGAAGGAGTTGAAGAGAGTGTCTTTATAAGAAATGGAGAAAGGCTTCTTTTTTCCTCAATTCTAGTTAACGAAATTATTCTTTTAGCGGTAAGCTATCAATGCTATGGTAGTTCATCTGTAAAGTTGCATAGGAGCGAGGAGACTTTTGTTCCTCAAAGTCATCATGTAGAACGCTCTATTCAAGATGTTCTCGAAAACATCGAATATGTATCTCCAAGTTTGCTAGCGTCTCGTTTTGACTCGTGTATTAATACATATCAAACGAGCGTTGCTCGTTCTCCGTACGTAACGTATTTTGCCGTAAAAGGTATAGGTAGATTCATGGTGTCATTAGATACGTATGTACACGATGCCGATTTAGGAGGAGCGTTGGACTCTACCTTGAGGGTGATTTTTGAGCATCAGGCTTATGGTGCTACCCCTAGTTTAGCCTTAATTCGGTTGATTGAGCGGACTGGTAGTAATGGCGGTTATGGGCAGAGAATGATTGATGAGTTAATTAGATTTTTGGATATATTCTCGATACGATGCAAAATTGAGCGTGAAGAGATTGCTAGTATATCGGCTGATTATGTTTTATCCTTTGGACTAGTCTCTAAGTTGGAACATAAGGTTTCCGAACTAATGTCGGGTTTTAAGCAGAAAGGTGAACTAATTTATTCCATAGACCTTGCTTCTTGTGGAACTGGTTGCTCAACATCTTCCAACGAGGAATTGCCTTTTTCAAATCGCATAATATCAAACTTGGTTAGTTCCAAAATAGTAAATGCCATTTCTCCAATTTCACGAGGAGGCCTTTTCTTTTCTCTATTTTCGATGGGTGAAAGCCTGAATTTAGGCTTCGATATAACTGGTGATACGGAACAATCCTCAGAAAAATTTTTGTTTGATGACTCTATTGGGCGTACTGTTTTAGCCGTATCAGAAGAGCATGAAGCTCATTTTGTTGATTTTATGCAAGAAACGGGGGTGCCTATAACATTGCTGGGGCATGTAACTAAAGGAGAAATAAGAATAGACGATGTTTCGTATGGTTTTATTGCTGATTTAAAAAAGAAAGTTTCCTTTGCATTCGATAATAATATAAAGAAAATGGCATCGAAAAAGGTTGTTAAGCCCTACGCAGATTCACAATCGACGAAGAAGGAACAGGTTGCAAGCATGTTTGACAATATTGCGTATAAGTATGATTTTTTAAATCACTTTCTTTCGTTAGGGATAGATAAGCTTTGGCGTAAAAAGTTGGTAAAGGAAGTTGGCAAGTATAGGCCTTCTCGAATTCTTGATGTTGCGACAGGAACTGGAGATCTTGCAATCGCATTGTCTAAGCTTAGACCTCAGAATATTGTAGGGATTGATATCTCCACAAAAATGGTAGAAGTGGGGGTTGAAAAGGTAAAAAAGGAAAAACTTGATGGTGTAATTTTTCTTCAAAAAGGTGATTCTGAAATCATTAACTTTGACAGCAGCACCTTCGATTTTGCTACAGTTGCTTTTGGCGTTCGAAATTTTGAGAATCCGCTACTTGGCTTAAGAGAAATGCATCGAGTCCTAAAGCCTGGAGGAGGTGTGGCTGTTTTGGAGTTTGCCATGCCAACAAAATTTCCCATTAGAAATCTTTACAAGTTTTATTTCTTTAGGATACTTCCATTTGTTGGTAGGTTCTTTTCTAAGGATCGGTCGGCATATACTTATTTACCCGAATCGGTGGAGGCTTTCCCAAGTGGAGCAAGTTTCTTAGCGTTACTTAAAGAAGCTGGTTTTACAAAAGCGAGGATCATTCCATTAACTTTTGGTGTTGCAAATATCTATATCGGAGAGAAGTAG
- the porT gene encoding type IX secretion/gliding motility protein PorT/SprT, translating into MNSRGRFALLVIVAVFLANFSYGQLKKSRPLTNPAYDLGKRIHFGFSLGINSMDAEVDCKRFFAVDEYGKTVLLWTDISQVLPGFNVNIISELRITRNLGLRVLPGMSFGQRTFSFYAITNAANEKDSLYHKMKIESSMIEVPILLKYSAVRHSDIRPYLIGGFTPRYDLAARKRFTDDVYLGLNKLNFYVELGFGFDFYLPYFKFGTEIKYTRGLNNMLSDRTRDGYEYFPQSIDGIITDMVVISFNFE; encoded by the coding sequence ATGAATAGTAGGGGAAGGTTTGCTCTTTTAGTGATTGTTGCCGTGTTTTTGGCAAACTTTTCTTATGGGCAGTTAAAAAAGAGTCGTCCCCTTACCAACCCTGCTTATGATTTAGGAAAGCGTATCCACTTTGGATTTTCATTAGGGATAAACAGCATGGATGCAGAGGTTGATTGTAAAAGATTCTTTGCTGTCGATGAGTATGGTAAGACCGTTTTGCTTTGGACAGATATATCTCAAGTACTTCCTGGTTTTAATGTAAACATCATATCTGAGTTAAGAATAACCCGTAATCTTGGACTTCGAGTATTGCCTGGAATGTCGTTTGGACAGCGAACGTTTTCGTTCTATGCTATAACAAATGCGGCTAACGAAAAGGACTCCCTTTACCATAAGATGAAAATTGAATCCTCAATGATAGAGGTTCCTATTCTTTTAAAGTATAGTGCCGTTAGGCATAGCGATATTAGACCTTATTTAATAGGCGGATTTACTCCTCGCTATGATTTAGCGGCCCGTAAAAGATTCACCGATGATGTTTATTTGGGTTTGAACAAGCTGAACTTTTATGTTGAACTTGGTTTCGGCTTTGACTTTTATCTTCCTTATTTCAAATTTGGCACAGAAATAAAGTACACTAGGGGGCTGAACAATATGCTCTCGGATCGGACTAGGGATGGATATGAGTATTTCCCCCAATCGATAGATGGGATAATTACCGATATGGTCGTAATATCTTTTAACTTCGAATAG
- a CDS encoding NAD(P)/FAD-dependent oxidoreductase, with translation MPQDLNLLLTPKQASDKQYYLPIIAKLLNVDPIQIAFVMVTRRSIDARSRDVKVSMGVRVFLDEQVPQILSHQFEYGDVSKRDEVVIVGSGPAGLFAALRLIELGYKPVVLERGKDVSSRKRDVASLNRNQPINVDSNYAFGEGGAGTFSDGKLYTRSKKRGDYRKALEALCFHGASENILSDAHPHIGTNVLPRIIGNIRKTIIAAGGKVYFDSRVTDILLKEGKAVGVKTANGDIVTGRAVILATGHSARDIYHLLHQKGILLEAKSFAMGVRVEHPQALIDTIQYHKESRGEYLPAAAYSLVNQVAGRGVYSFCMCPGGFIVPATTGLGEVVVNGMSPSERNSRFANSGIVVETRIEDAAAYAKHGVLAGLYMQMELESLAFKNGGNGVVAPAQRLADFVQGKISQDLPLTSYHPGVQSSPMHQWLPGFFSKRLQEGFKTFNGKMRGFLTNEALILGVESRTSSPVRIPRDSNTLQHPQIEGLFPCAEGAGYAGGIVSAAIDGERVADKVADWAKH, from the coding sequence ATGCCACAGGATTTAAATCTGTTACTTACGCCAAAACAGGCGTCGGACAAGCAATACTACCTGCCAATAATAGCAAAACTGCTAAATGTAGATCCTATTCAAATCGCCTTTGTTATGGTTACTCGGCGTTCTATTGATGCTCGTAGCCGAGATGTTAAGGTGAGTATGGGCGTTCGGGTGTTTTTAGATGAGCAAGTTCCTCAAATTTTGAGCCACCAGTTCGAGTACGGAGATGTTTCTAAAAGGGATGAGGTCGTTATTGTAGGCTCAGGTCCTGCTGGATTATTTGCTGCGCTTCGTTTAATAGAGCTTGGTTATAAGCCAGTTGTCTTGGAAAGAGGAAAAGATGTTTCGTCACGAAAGCGAGATGTTGCTTCTTTAAACAGAAATCAACCGATTAATGTCGATTCAAATTATGCATTTGGAGAGGGTGGGGCAGGTACATTTTCTGATGGCAAGTTGTACACTCGTTCGAAAAAGCGAGGAGACTACCGCAAAGCATTAGAAGCACTTTGTTTTCACGGTGCTAGCGAGAATATTCTTTCTGATGCTCATCCCCATATTGGGACCAACGTTCTTCCTCGTATTATTGGTAACATTCGAAAAACAATAATTGCAGCAGGTGGGAAGGTTTACTTTGACTCGCGAGTTACAGATATCCTTCTAAAGGAAGGCAAGGCCGTAGGTGTAAAAACAGCCAATGGAGATATTGTAACAGGTCGTGCTGTAATCTTGGCAACAGGGCACTCTGCTCGGGATATATACCATCTGCTACATCAAAAAGGTATTCTACTCGAAGCAAAATCTTTTGCAATGGGAGTTCGCGTAGAGCATCCACAAGCGTTGATAGATACGATTCAATATCATAAGGAGAGTCGAGGGGAGTATCTTCCCGCTGCCGCATATAGCTTGGTTAATCAGGTGGCCGGGAGAGGAGTTTACTCTTTTTGCATGTGTCCTGGGGGCTTTATAGTTCCTGCAACAACTGGTTTAGGAGAGGTTGTTGTAAATGGCATGTCTCCTTCGGAGCGTAATTCTAGGTTTGCAAATTCGGGTATTGTTGTTGAAACGCGAATAGAGGATGCCGCTGCTTATGCAAAGCATGGAGTGTTGGCTGGGTTATACATGCAGATGGAACTCGAAAGTCTTGCGTTTAAGAATGGAGGGAATGGGGTAGTTGCACCTGCACAGCGATTAGCGGATTTTGTGCAAGGAAAGATATCTCAGGATCTACCTTTAACTTCTTACCATCCAGGTGTTCAGTCTTCACCAATGCATCAGTGGTTGCCAGGCTTTTTCTCTAAACGACTTCAGGAAGGATTTAAAACCTTTAATGGAAAGATGAGAGGCTTTTTAACGAACGAAGCCTTAATCCTTGGGGTGGAATCGAGAACATCGTCTCCTGTTCGTATTCCTCGCGATAGCAATACCCTTCAGCATCCTCAGATTGAGGGGCTATTCCCTTGTGCCGAGGGTGCTGGTTATGCTGGTGGGATTGTTTCTGCGGCGATCGATGGTGAGAGGGTTGCTGATAAGGTTGCCGATTGGGCAAAGCACTAA
- a CDS encoding RNA methyltransferase, which translates to MTKKEIAEVKKLAQKKYRYEQGLFVAEGLKAIREIIDAGFQVEILYATCPNEIPAKKTSIISEVEMERISFLQKPTSYLALIRIPNSTNNYQTEGSQLTIILDDVQDPGNLGTIIRLADWFGIQTIVCSINTADCFNPKVVQATMGAIARVKIIYTNLHKLLKEAKQHNIPIFGTFMSGENIYTAKLPRNGIIVMGNEGSGISKEIEYLITHKITIPSFKAENVESLNVAIATAICCSEFKRRIF; encoded by the coding sequence ATGACAAAAAAAGAAATTGCAGAAGTAAAAAAACTTGCTCAAAAAAAGTATAGATATGAGCAAGGATTGTTTGTTGCTGAAGGCCTCAAGGCAATAAGAGAGATTATAGACGCGGGATTCCAAGTAGAGATACTATACGCAACCTGTCCAAACGAAATCCCTGCAAAAAAAACGTCCATCATCAGCGAAGTTGAGATGGAACGCATATCTTTTTTACAAAAACCAACGAGCTATCTAGCCCTGATCAGAATTCCTAATAGCACGAACAACTATCAAACTGAAGGTTCTCAACTAACGATTATACTCGACGATGTCCAGGATCCAGGTAATTTAGGAACCATTATACGATTGGCAGATTGGTTTGGCATACAAACCATTGTATGCAGCATAAATACAGCAGACTGCTTCAACCCTAAGGTTGTTCAGGCAACAATGGGTGCCATTGCCCGTGTAAAAATTATATACACAAACTTACACAAACTACTAAAAGAAGCCAAACAGCATAACATTCCAATCTTTGGTACCTTTATGAGCGGAGAAAATATTTACACAGCCAAACTACCCAGGAATGGAATTATCGTTATGGGAAATGAAGGCTCTGGAATAAGCAAAGAGATAGAGTATCTAATCACCCATAAGATAACCATCCCATCATTTAAAGCAGAAAATGTAGAATCACTAAACGTAGCCATTGCAACAGCAATATGCTGCTCAGAATTCAAACGACGTATTTTTTAG
- the tamL gene encoding translocation and assembly module lipoprotein TamL: MKKLIFILLCTLILGGCSQTKFVPKGAYLLTDIDLKADNKKVSKSALTGIVQQQPVKRILGIPAELWIYNLSDSTGKTRFKRWINKTFQKIGEPPVIFDSSLYASSLVGINQYLISKGYYNAVVSDTLTYQKNKYVKAKIRIKTNAPYRLSDYIITGSDSTLVQRVKSNSSFSLLKQGMIFDSDILEKERERIASSLRNEGYFFFNKSHIVYEADSSVGQKRVSLNLIVKNGLVYNADSGSVEEKKHEKFIIKEINVYTNYEPTEALVDKDYLGKFSSYTYSGLNIKYLNKRNVTSELINGAVQIKPNELYDNSKVNATYDNFSGLRMFRTVNIQFKELAKDSILSSSAGTTSAISAVNFVATKELACNIFLTPMLLQSYKVEGELYMSSEIWGVAGSLGYSHLNLLKGGELLNLSFNGSIDFLKGNREEDVINKVDKSTEYGVLSSIYIPRFLLPFNLQKRLILQSPKTQFTGGYNYQSRPYYTRSLVNFGFGYSWITKKKLEISYTPINLSIIKMSNDDELKENLKTKPLLYAAFSDHFISSGVLSVVYNTQRINSQDSYYYSILNLELGGNLVSLFNPLLKRVKSDADASVSSSIWGMPYAQFIGTDYTLVYNQRLDSKNRMVFRFQVGASFPYGNSAALPYEKYYFVGGANSMRGWQVRMLGPGAISDSEDDLDVIKGQRALGDFKLEGNLEYRYKLFWSFEGALFLDAGNVWFLPRDHMASKATFKVDTFLSQIAANTGLGLRLNLGYLIARFDVGMRMIDPSKPYGSRFLLNQIPTSDYFSYHIGIGYPF, translated from the coding sequence GTGAAAAAACTGATTTTTATCTTATTGTGCACCTTGATTCTGGGAGGATGCTCTCAAACAAAGTTTGTTCCCAAAGGAGCCTATCTGCTAACGGATATCGATTTAAAGGCAGATAATAAGAAAGTTAGTAAGAGTGCATTGACTGGAATCGTTCAGCAGCAACCCGTGAAAAGAATTTTAGGTATTCCAGCAGAATTGTGGATTTACAACTTGTCGGATAGCACTGGGAAAACGCGATTCAAACGTTGGATTAACAAAACATTTCAGAAGATAGGGGAGCCTCCTGTTATTTTCGATTCTTCTTTATACGCTAGTTCTCTTGTAGGTATTAATCAGTATTTGATCTCAAAAGGATACTACAACGCGGTTGTCAGCGATACCTTAACATACCAGAAAAATAAATATGTAAAGGCTAAGATTCGTATTAAAACGAATGCTCCTTATAGATTGTCAGATTACATAATTACGGGCTCTGACTCAACATTGGTTCAAAGAGTAAAATCTAATTCCTCTTTTTCGTTACTAAAGCAAGGAATGATCTTCGATTCTGATATACTTGAAAAGGAGCGAGAACGAATTGCCTCATCGCTTAGAAATGAGGGATATTTCTTTTTCAATAAGAGTCATATTGTTTATGAAGCAGACTCTTCTGTTGGACAAAAAAGAGTGAGTTTGAATCTTATTGTAAAAAATGGGTTGGTCTATAATGCTGATAGTGGAAGCGTTGAGGAGAAAAAACACGAGAAATTCATTATTAAAGAGATAAATGTATATACGAATTACGAACCAACAGAAGCCTTAGTCGACAAGGACTATTTAGGTAAGTTTTCTTCGTATACCTATAGTGGGTTGAATATAAAGTATCTGAACAAGAGAAATGTTACGTCGGAATTAATTAATGGAGCCGTTCAGATTAAGCCAAACGAACTGTATGATAACTCTAAAGTAAATGCTACCTACGATAACTTTTCTGGATTGAGAATGTTTCGTACTGTAAATATTCAGTTTAAGGAATTAGCCAAAGATTCTATTCTTAGTTCTAGTGCAGGTACAACAAGTGCAATTTCGGCTGTGAATTTTGTAGCCACGAAAGAACTTGCTTGCAATATCTTCCTTACGCCAATGTTGCTTCAGAGCTATAAGGTTGAGGGAGAGTTGTATATGTCTTCGGAAATTTGGGGAGTTGCAGGAAGTTTGGGATATTCACATTTAAATTTATTAAAAGGAGGAGAGTTGCTAAATCTGAGTTTTAATGGGTCTATAGACTTCTTGAAAGGAAATAGAGAGGAAGATGTTATTAACAAAGTGGATAAGTCAACAGAATATGGCGTTTTGTCATCTATATACATTCCGAGATTCTTACTGCCTTTTAATCTTCAGAAAAGGTTGATATTGCAGAGTCCTAAAACTCAATTTACTGGAGGGTATAACTATCAAAGCCGTCCTTACTATACACGGAGCTTGGTTAATTTTGGATTTGGTTATAGTTGGATAACTAAAAAGAAACTGGAAATATCGTATACCCCCATTAATCTGAGCATCATTAAGATGTCGAACGATGATGAACTTAAGGAAAACCTGAAAACCAAGCCTTTATTATATGCCGCATTTTCCGATCATTTTATTTCATCGGGGGTGCTTTCTGTTGTCTACAACACGCAGAGAATTAATAGTCAGGATAGCTACTATTACTCCATTTTAAATTTAGAATTGGGTGGAAACTTAGTCAGCTTATTTAATCCGCTACTAAAAAGGGTAAAAAGTGACGCAGATGCATCTGTGTCGAGTTCTATTTGGGGAATGCCATATGCTCAATTTATAGGGACTGACTATACTTTAGTTTACAATCAGCGTCTAGATTCTAAAAATAGAATGGTATTCCGTTTTCAAGTAGGTGCTTCTTTCCCATACGGGAACTCTGCAGCATTACCTTACGAAAAGTACTACTTTGTAGGAGGTGCAAATAGTATGCGCGGATGGCAGGTTCGGATGCTTGGGCCTGGTGCAATATCTGATTCTGAGGATGATTTAGACGTGATTAAAGGACAGCGTGCATTGGGAGATTTTAAACTTGAAGGGAATCTTGAATATAGGTATAAACTCTTTTGGTCTTTTGAGGGTGCTCTATTTCTTGACGCCGGAAATGTATGGTTCCTTCCAAGAGATCATATGGCTTCAAAGGCTACTTTTAAGGTTGATACTTTTCTGAGTCAAATAGCTGCAAATACAGGCTTAGGTCTAAGGTTGAATTTAGGCTACCTTATTGCACGATTTGATGTTGGAATGCGAATGATTGATCCTTCTAAGCCATATGGAAGCCGCTTTTTGCTTAACCAGATTCCAACTAGTGATTACTTTTCATATCATATTGGTATAGGTTATCCTTTTTAG
- a CDS encoding ComEA family DNA-binding protein: MSALKRYIKEFFTFAKWEQRGIVLLSGALVLIAIFILFYNPKQEVFVAPAISKYIQDFEKQVLLSEKKASFNSDINWNEPLGRKKDAITLFKFDPNTATLEDFRILGFSLKQAQVLLNYRAKGGRFRTPEDFGRSFVVSEEHYKLLAAYIVINRIGDDSVKRFIPNSSMAHQLVDINTADSVKLKMLRGIGPAIAKRIIDYRNRLGGFTRNEQLLEIYGIDSSRYLLLSNQLEKPSKWNRIRINLAEVEELKRHPYLSSYEARNIVYFRIKKGPIRSLQQLVENRIISKSTAEKLSEYIDYSN; encoded by the coding sequence ATGTCTGCGCTTAAACGATATATAAAGGAATTCTTCACTTTTGCCAAATGGGAGCAGAGGGGGATTGTTTTACTATCAGGGGCACTAGTCCTTATAGCTATTTTCATTCTTTTCTATAATCCTAAACAAGAAGTCTTTGTGGCTCCTGCAATATCGAAGTATATCCAAGATTTTGAGAAGCAGGTGCTTCTGTCTGAAAAAAAAGCATCATTTAATTCGGACATAAATTGGAACGAACCACTAGGTAGGAAGAAGGATGCTATTACTCTTTTTAAGTTTGATCCGAATACGGCAACATTGGAAGACTTCAGAATTTTAGGTTTTTCGTTAAAGCAGGCGCAGGTGCTATTAAATTATAGGGCGAAAGGAGGACGTTTTAGGACACCGGAGGATTTTGGGAGGTCTTTTGTCGTGTCTGAAGAGCATTATAAACTGCTTGCTGCTTATATCGTTATCAATCGTATCGGGGATGATTCTGTAAAGAGGTTTATTCCAAATTCTTCCATGGCACATCAATTGGTTGATATTAATACTGCAGATAGTGTAAAACTAAAAATGTTGAGGGGTATTGGGCCCGCGATTGCAAAACGAATTATAGATTATCGTAATAGATTAGGTGGTTTTACTCGAAATGAGCAACTTCTAGAGATTTATGGTATCGACTCTTCGAGGTATTTGCTGTTGAGCAATCAGCTTGAGAAACCTTCTAAATGGAATAGAATACGCATAAATTTAGCTGAGGTTGAAGAACTTAAACGGCATCCTTATTTGTCATCTTACGAGGCTCGAAACATTGTATACTTTCGTATTAAGAAAGGGCCGATAAGGTCATTACAGCAGCTCGTCGAGAATCGAATTATTTCAAAATCTACGGCTGAAAAGTTAAGCGAGTACATTGATTACTCAAATTGA
- the rpsU gene encoding 30S ribosomal protein S21, with the protein MIIVPIKEGENIEKALKKFKRKFEKTGILKELRNRQYFTKPSIERREQIKKAIYIQQLQRTEE; encoded by the coding sequence ATGATAATCGTTCCAATCAAAGAAGGAGAAAACATTGAGAAGGCTCTTAAAAAGTTTAAGAGAAAATTTGAGAAGACAGGCATTCTTAAAGAGTTAAGAAATCGTCAGTACTTTACTAAGCCATCTATTGAGCGTAGAGAGCAAATTAAGAAGGCTATTTACATCCAGCAACTACAACGTACTGAAGAGTAG
- a CDS encoding tyrosine-type recombinase/integrase, with translation MIAQFGQYLLAEKRYSPQTVKAYKTDLLQFVDFLGYTPDEFAPCEVTHVLVREWVVSLVKSGLAPCSVNRKIATLNSYFKYLKRAGVINKNPAAKVVHPKQPKRLPSFVSYEATERFAHSSADDFLSLRNLLIVELLYTSGIRSAELMGLKLEDVDCQCLTLRVLGKGKKERIIPIIPSTNSLLKCYISKREDFLNGLSAPYLILTAKGEQIYPKLVERVVKEMLKNAGVKGKRNPHILRHTFATHLLNNGADLLSIKEMLGHTSVGTTQIYMHNTLEKVKTSYMKAHPRANKNS, from the coding sequence ATGATAGCTCAGTTTGGACAATACCTTCTTGCGGAAAAAAGATATTCTCCACAAACTGTAAAAGCATATAAAACAGATCTTTTACAGTTTGTGGATTTTTTAGGTTATACCCCTGATGAATTTGCTCCATGCGAAGTGACGCATGTGCTCGTAAGGGAGTGGGTTGTTAGTCTTGTTAAATCAGGATTAGCTCCATGCTCTGTAAATCGTAAAATAGCAACGCTAAACTCCTACTTTAAGTATCTAAAAAGGGCTGGAGTAATTAATAAAAACCCAGCGGCAAAAGTTGTTCATCCAAAGCAACCCAAACGTCTTCCCTCATTTGTTAGTTATGAAGCCACTGAGCGATTTGCGCATAGTAGTGCGGATGATTTTTTGTCATTGAGGAATCTTCTAATTGTTGAACTCCTCTACACCAGCGGAATTCGAAGTGCAGAACTAATGGGATTAAAACTTGAAGATGTTGACTGCCAGTGTTTAACTCTACGAGTGCTAGGAAAAGGGAAAAAAGAACGAATAATTCCGATAATTCCGAGTACTAATTCTCTTTTAAAATGCTATATTAGCAAAAGAGAGGACTTCCTTAACGGGCTTTCGGCACCTTACCTCATTTTAACTGCTAAGGGTGAACAAATATACCCGAAGCTCGTTGAAAGAGTTGTAAAAGAAATGCTGAAAAATGCTGGTGTCAAAGGGAAACGAAACCCACATATTTTAAGGCATACCTTTGCAACGCACCTGTTGAATAACGGAGCCGATTTGCTTAGTATAAAGGAGATGCTAGGGCACACTTCGGTAGGGACAACTCAAATTTATATGCATAATACGTTGGAAAAGGTAAAGACTTCATACATGAAGGCTCACCCAAGGGCCAACAAAAACAGTTAG
- the hpf gene encoding ribosome hibernation-promoting factor, HPF/YfiA family: MNIKIQSIKFDADKKLVDYVEAKLSKLSKYNDEITTIEVYLKLDPNHEEGNKKVEVMIPLPGNDIFVERQGKRFEEAVDLCVDPLKMSLTKSKEKAKNM, from the coding sequence ATGAACATCAAAATTCAATCGATCAAATTCGACGCAGACAAGAAGCTTGTTGATTACGTTGAAGCCAAATTATCTAAGTTAAGCAAGTATAACGATGAAATAACGACCATTGAGGTATATCTAAAGTTGGATCCAAACCATGAAGAAGGGAATAAGAAGGTTGAGGTTATGATTCCTTTGCCTGGAAATGACATTTTTGTAGAACGACAAGGTAAGCGATTTGAGGAAGCCGTAGACCTCTGTGTAGATCCGTTGAAAATGTCGTTAACTAAAAGCAAAGAAAAAGCAAAAAATATGTAG